One genomic window of Micropterus dolomieu isolate WLL.071019.BEF.003 ecotype Adirondacks linkage group LG14, ASM2129224v1, whole genome shotgun sequence includes the following:
- the LOC123982732 gene encoding inhibitor of nuclear factor kappa-B kinase subunit alpha-like has protein sequence MLATMEKPPFRQNQNCGDWELKERLGMGGFAHVYLYQHHETNEKLAVKMCRLELTPRNKDRWSREILIMKKLNHINVVTARDVPDEMKHIALNDLPLLAMEYCSRGDLRKMLSKPENCCGLKESEVLSLLNDVGSGIQYLHENKIIHRDLKPENIVLQDINGKLVHKIIDLGYAKDLDQGSLCTSFVGTLQYLAPELFENKPYTVTVDYWSFGTMVFECSCGFRPFLHNLQPVQWASKVKNKGPKDIMAVEELNGEVRFSTHLPYPNNLSRTLLEPMEALLQLMLKWDPVQRGGKINPDTKKPLCFEVLEQILSMKLVHILNMTTAQVHSFQLTPDESLHGLQKRIEAETKIEVVNQELLQETGVSLDPRKPAAQCVLDGVRGWDSYIVYLFDKSITKYSGPFSARQLPDKVNTIVQETKTQLPLVVLKKVWGEAVSYICGLKEDYSRLFQGQRAAMLSLLRYNTNLNRCKNSMFGFSQQLKAKLDFFKSSIQYDLEKYSDQMHYGISSEKMLKAWQENEERAAAFAQVAEVSHLEDEIMTLHSEIVELQRSPYARRQGDKMEQLEEKAIDLYKQLKMKCKTPDPDLSSDSSEMVKAIIQTVQNQDKVLKDLYTHLSKILISKQKIIDLFPRIEKTLESIKDADNTVMQMQIKRQREFWHLLKIACAQNSSRNSIAASPESSNLLQVSQWSQSAQPVSSPHPLTSLPGPNDSDAAPRLLQENQKYLSQLTSLMQETADEQTKSIVDQDWSWTKYETVTTKCKKRNA, from the exons ATGTTAGCAACAATGGAGAAGCCTCCCTTCAGGCAGAACCAGAACTGCGGAGACTGGGAGCTGAAAGAGAGGCTGGGCATGGGCGGGTTTGCCCATGTTTACCTTTACCAACATCAT gaaacaaatgaaaagctAGCTGTGAAAATGTGCCGTCTAGAGCTCACACCAAGGAATAAGGACAGATGGAGCAGAGAAATCCTGATAAtgaaaaa GTTGAATCACATCAATGTTGTGACAGCACGAGATGTCCCAGATGAAATGAAGCACATAGCCTTAAATGATCTTCCACTGTTGGCCATGGAGTACTGCTCCAGGGGAGACCTGAGGAAG ATGCTGAGCAAACCTGAAAACTGCTGTGGTTTGAAAGAGAGTGAAGTGCTTTCATTACTCAATGACGTCG GATCTGGTATCCAGTATCTGCATGAAAACAAGATCATACACAGAGACCTTAAACCTGAAAACATAGTGCTGCAAGATATCAACGGAAAG CTGGTTCACAAAATCATTGACCTGGGCTATGCCAAAGACCTGGACCAGGGCAGTCTTTGTACCTCCTTCGTCGGCACACTTCAGTACCTG GCACCTGAGCTTTTTGAGAATAAGCCATACACAGTTACTGTGGATTACTGGAGCTTTGGCACGATGGTATTTGAATGCAGTTGTGGTTTCCGTCCATTCCTGCACAATCTTCAACCTGTGCAGTG GGCaagcaaagtgaaaaataaaggTCCAAAAGACATCATGGCTGTAGAGGAACTGAACGGAGAAGTCAGATTCTCCACACACCTCCCCTACCCTAACAACCTCAGCAG AACACTGTTGGAGCCAATGGAAGCACTGCTTCAGCTGATGTTAAAGTGGGATCCTGTCCAGAGGGGAGGCAAAATCAACCCGGACACCAAGAAACCACTCTGCTTTGAAGTGCTGGAGCAGATACTGAGCATGAAG CTGGTCCACATCCTGAACATGACTACAGCCCAGGTCCACTCTTTCCAGCTGACTCCGGACGAAAGTCTCCACGGTCTGCAGAAGCGCATTGAGGCAGAGACCAAGATCGAAGTTGTTAACCAGGAGCTGCTGCAGGAGACGGGGGTGTCACTGGATCCCAGGAAGCCCGCTGCACAGTGCGTCCTAGATGGGGTG AGAGGGTGGGATAGCTACATCGTCTACCTGTTTGACAAGAGCATCACCAAGTACTCCGGTCCCTTCAGTGCCAGGCAACTTCCTGATAAAGTCAACACTATTG TGCAAGAGACCAAGACACAGCTTCCCCTGGTTGTGTTGAAGAAGGTTTGGGGCGAAGCAGTGAGCTACATCTGTGGCCTAAAGGAGGACTACAGCAGGCTTTTCCAAGGACAGCGggctgccat GTTGAGCCTCCTGCGCTACAACACAAACCTGAACAGGTGTAAGAACAGCATGTTTGGCTTCTCTCAGCAGCTGAAGGCCAAGCTGGACTTCTTTAAGAGCAGCATCCAGTACGACCTGGAAAAATACAGCGATCAGATGCACTACGGCATAT CCTCTGAAAAGATGCTGAAAGCCTGGCAGGAGAACGAGGAAAGAGCTGCTGCTTTTGCACAG GTGGCAGAGGTGAGCCATTTAGAAGATGAGATCATGACTCTGCACTCTGAGATAGTGGAACTTCAGAGGAGCCCGTACGCTCGACGCCAAGGAGACAAGATGGAGCAGCT AGAAGAAAAGGCAATTGATCTGTACAAGCAACTGAAGATGAAATgcaaaa CACCTGACCCAGATTTGAGCAGTGACAGCTCCGAGATGGTGAAGGCCATCATTCAGACTGTCCAGAACCAAGACAAGGTCCTCAAAGATCTGTACACCCACCTCAG TAAGATCCTGATCAGCAAACAGAAAATCATTGATTTGTTTCCACGAATTGAGAAAACCCTGGAGAGCATAAAGGACGCTGACAACACAGTGATGCAGATGCAGatcaagagacagagagagttcTGGCATTTACTGAAGATCGCCTGT gCTCAAAACTCATCAAGGAACTCAATAGCAGCCAGCCCCGAGTCGTCTAACCTCCTGCAGGTTTCTCAGTGGTCCCAGTCAGCACAACCTGTCAGCTCTCCACATCCCTTAACCTCCCTACCTGGGCCAAATGACAG TGATGCTGCACCACGTCTGCTGCAGGAGAACCAGAAGTACCTCAGTCAGCTGACCAGCCTGATGCAGGAGACTGCAGATGAACAGACCAAAAGCATAGTG GACCAAGACTGGAGCTGGACGAAATACGAAACTGTAACAACGAAATGTAAAAAGAGAAATGCGTAA